One region of Campylobacter concisus genomic DNA includes:
- a CDS encoding 30S ribosomal protein S1 — MAVNKSVQLGKAKDEDIEDIDFAAMLEESFKKTEEDSDAKIVSINGDEVLIDVGKKSEGILNVSEITDANGNLTHKVGDTIKVVITGSRNGRPIVSHKKALRKEKVKAFIEAYDPENSGEIDVKVVGKNKGGFITQDANGVEFFLPRTHSGFKNAEGVVGKTYKVRVIKIDKEENSIVVSRKKILDDDRKKRKEALSSIVENDSVIEGTVKKITTYGMFVDVGGVDGLVHYSEISYKGPVNPSSLYKEGDKVLVKVISYDNEKRHLSLSIKAATPDPWEEIINDGLEVGDTIKVTVSNIEPYGAFVDLGNDIEGFLHISEISWDKNIKNPKDHINEGQEIDVEVIEIDAKGHRLRVSLKNLLPKPFDEFKAKFKEGDVVKGVVTTITNFGAFVRVGCVEGLLHNEDASWDRNDKCKDMFKAGDELEVKIIKIDSAEQKVSLSLKDLKQSPVQAFADKFNVGDIVKGTIRDIKDFGVFVELGDNVDALIRKEDLGSVDVSTLKIGDEIEAAIAFIDEKKNRIRLSIRRLAKQKEREVLNEINDNDDKVTLGDIIKEQLL; from the coding sequence ATGGCTGTGAACAAAAGTGTTCAATTAGGAAAAGCAAAAGACGAAGATATCGAAGATATCGATTTTGCTGCGATGTTAGAGGAGTCTTTTAAAAAGACTGAAGAAGATAGTGACGCAAAGATCGTCAGTATCAATGGCGATGAGGTTTTAATCGATGTTGGCAAGAAGTCAGAAGGTATTTTAAATGTTTCTGAGATCACTGATGCAAACGGCAACCTGACACATAAAGTTGGCGATACGATCAAAGTTGTAATAACTGGATCAAGAAATGGAAGACCTATAGTGTCGCACAAAAAAGCACTTAGAAAAGAGAAAGTTAAAGCTTTCATCGAAGCTTACGATCCTGAAAATTCTGGCGAAATCGACGTAAAAGTAGTTGGAAAAAATAAAGGTGGCTTTATAACTCAAGATGCAAATGGCGTTGAATTTTTCTTACCAAGAACGCACAGTGGATTTAAAAACGCTGAGGGCGTAGTTGGTAAAACATATAAAGTAAGAGTTATAAAAATTGATAAAGAAGAAAATAGCATAGTTGTCTCTAGAAAGAAAATTTTAGATGATGACCGCAAAAAACGTAAAGAAGCTCTATCAAGCATAGTAGAAAATGATAGCGTTATAGAGGGCACAGTTAAAAAAATCACAACTTATGGTATGTTTGTTGATGTTGGTGGTGTAGACGGACTTGTTCACTACAGCGAGATAAGCTACAAAGGTCCAGTAAATCCTAGCTCACTATATAAAGAAGGCGATAAAGTTTTAGTTAAAGTTATCAGCTATGACAACGAAAAACGCCACTTGTCTCTATCTATCAAGGCAGCTACTCCAGATCCTTGGGAAGAGATCATAAATGATGGGCTAGAAGTTGGTGACACTATCAAAGTAACAGTTAGCAATATCGAGCCTTATGGCGCATTTGTTGATCTTGGAAATGATATTGAAGGATTTTTACATATATCTGAAATTTCATGGGACAAAAATATCAAAAATCCAAAAGATCACATCAATGAAGGTCAAGAGATTGATGTTGAGGTTATTGAGATAGATGCTAAAGGGCACCGCCTAAGAGTAAGCCTTAAAAATTTACTTCCAAAGCCATTTGATGAGTTTAAAGCTAAATTTAAAGAGGGTGATGTTGTTAAAGGCGTTGTGACAACTATCACAAATTTTGGTGCATTTGTTAGAGTGGGTTGCGTTGAGGGCTTATTGCACAATGAAGACGCGTCTTGGGATAGAAACGATAAATGCAAAGATATGTTTAAAGCCGGTGACGAGCTTGAAGTAAAAATCATTAAAATCGATAGCGCTGAACAAAAAGTTTCACTCAGCCTAAAAGATCTAAAACAAAGTCCAGTTCAAGCATTTGCTGATAAATTTAATGTAGGTGATATCGTAAAAGGAACGATTCGTGACATTAAAGACTTTGGCGTGTTTGTAGAGCTTGGTGATAACGTTGATGCGCTGATTCGCAAAGAAGATCTAGGTAGTGTAGATGTTAGCACACTTAAGATTGGCGATGAGATCGAAGCAGCTATCGCATTTATCGATGAGAAGAAAAATAGAATTCGCCTTAGCATACGCCGTTTAGCAAAACAAAAAGAGCGTGAAGTGTTAAATGAGATCAATGATAACGACGATAAAGTAACACTTGGCGATATTATAAAAGAACAATTACTTTAG
- the serA gene encoding phosphoglycerate dehydrogenase: MMKTIIVCDAIHPVGFELLKKEQDINVIDAVNTPKDKLLKILGEADVAITRSSTEVNEAFLNAGKKLKAIVRAGVGVDNVDIEGCSRRGIIAMNVPTANTIAAVELTMAHMLASARSLEYAHNDLKLDRIWKREKWYGVELFKKKLGVIGFGNIGSRVAVRAKAFGMEIIAYDPYIDPSKVIDMGGTYTKNFDDILACDFITIHTPKTKETTNIIGAKEIAKMKDGVRLINCARGGLYNEEALYEGLKSGKIAFAGIDVFTKEPATDHPLLDLNNVSVTPHLGANTLESQRNIAVEAVEQAILAARGISYPNALNLPIKTEDLPPFVEPYIELTSKMAFLAAQINKSAIKAIRIETHGQISEYANSLLTFAIVGALKESLGDAINYVNAKFLCDEKGIVTETIAGGDSIFKNKITVRITTEKGIATVGGTVFGENQQRIVTINGFKTDFKPKGKMIIFKNHDVPGVIAQISKILADEKINIADFRLGRDEHGMALAVILVDEHIKTETLERLNALEACVWAQYAVI, encoded by the coding sequence ATTATGAAAACTATCATTGTTTGCGATGCGATACATCCAGTAGGTTTTGAACTTTTAAAAAAAGAGCAAGATATAAACGTAATAGACGCAGTTAATACTCCCAAAGATAAACTTTTAAAAATTTTAGGTGAGGCGGATGTTGCTATAACAAGAAGCTCAACTGAAGTAAACGAGGCGTTTTTAAATGCTGGTAAAAAACTAAAAGCTATTGTTAGAGCTGGTGTTGGTGTAGATAATGTCGATATAGAAGGATGCTCAAGGCGTGGCATAATAGCTATGAACGTTCCAACTGCAAACACTATTGCTGCAGTTGAGCTAACAATGGCGCATATGCTAGCTTCAGCTAGATCCCTTGAATACGCTCATAATGATCTAAAGCTAGATAGAATCTGGAAGCGTGAGAAATGGTATGGGGTTGAGCTTTTTAAGAAAAAGCTTGGTGTGATCGGCTTTGGAAATATTGGCTCGAGAGTAGCTGTTCGTGCAAAAGCTTTTGGTATGGAGATCATCGCTTATGATCCATATATTGATCCATCTAAAGTTATCGATATGGGCGGTACTTATACTAAAAATTTTGATGATATTTTAGCATGTGATTTTATCACGATACATACACCAAAAACTAAAGAGACAACAAATATAATCGGCGCCAAAGAGATCGCAAAAATGAAAGATGGCGTAAGACTTATAAACTGCGCTAGAGGTGGTCTTTATAACGAAGAAGCGCTTTATGAAGGACTAAAAAGTGGCAAGATAGCATTTGCCGGTATTGATGTTTTTACAAAAGAGCCAGCAACTGATCATCCACTTCTTGATCTAAATAATGTAAGTGTCACCCCACACCTTGGAGCAAATACACTTGAATCACAGCGAAATATCGCAGTTGAGGCAGTCGAGCAAGCTATTTTAGCAGCTCGCGGTATAAGCTATCCAAATGCGTTAAATTTACCTATAAAAACAGAAGATCTACCGCCATTTGTTGAGCCTTATATCGAGCTTACAAGCAAGATGGCATTTCTTGCAGCACAGATCAATAAAAGCGCTATCAAGGCTATCCGCATAGAAACTCACGGTCAAATCAGCGAATACGCAAATTCACTGCTAACATTTGCCATAGTTGGCGCGCTAAAAGAGAGTCTAGGTGATGCGATAAACTACGTAAATGCCAAATTTTTATGCGATGAAAAAGGCATAGTGACAGAAACCATTGCTGGTGGTGATAGCATTTTTAAAAATAAAATCACTGTTCGCATCACGACCGAAAAAGGCATCGCAACGGTTGGCGGCACGGTGTTTGGTGAAAATCAGCAACGCATCGTGACAATCAATGGCTTTAAGACTGACTTTAAGCCAAAAGGCAAGATGATCATCTTTAAAAACCATGACGTACCAGGTGTTATCGCTCAGATCAGTAAAATTTTAGCTGATGAGAAGATAAACATCGCAGACTTCCGCCTTGGCAGAGATGAGCATGGTATGGCGCTTGCGGTTATCTTGGTCGATGAACACATAAAAACAGAAACGCTAGAGAGATTAAACGCGCTTGAAGCTTGCGTTTGGGCTCAATACGCAGTTATATAA
- the efp gene encoding elongation factor P produces the protein MASYSMGDLKKGLKIEIDGVPYKIVEYQHVKPGKGAAFVRARIKSFIDGKVLEKTFHAGDKCEQPHLEEKEMQYLYDDGEYCQFMDTVTYEQVAISDEDVGDVKKWMIDGMMVEILFHNGNAIGVEVPQVVELKIVETPPNFKGDTQGGKKPATLESGAVVQIPFHVLEGEVIRVDTVRGEYIERANK, from the coding sequence ATGGCTTCATATTCAATGGGCGATCTAAAAAAGGGATTAAAGATAGAAATCGACGGTGTTCCTTATAAAATCGTAGAATATCAACACGTAAAACCGGGCAAAGGTGCAGCTTTTGTTCGTGCAAGGATAAAATCTTTCATTGATGGAAAGGTGCTTGAAAAGACTTTTCACGCAGGTGACAAGTGCGAGCAACCACATCTTGAAGAAAAAGAGATGCAGTATCTTTATGATGATGGTGAATATTGTCAATTTATGGATACGGTTACTTATGAACAAGTTGCTATTAGCGATGAGGATGTGGGTGACGTTAAGAAATGGATGATCGACGGCATGATGGTTGAAATATTATTTCACAATGGCAATGCGATCGGTGTTGAAGTGCCTCAAGTAGTTGAGCTAAAGATAGTTGAGACTCCACCAAATTTCAAGGGCGATACACAAGGCGGCAAAAAGCCAGCTACACTTGAGAGTGGTGCGGTAGTTCAGATACCATTTCACGTACTTGAGGGCGAGGTTATCCGTGTGGATACTGTTCGCGGCGAGTATATCGAACGTGCGAATAAATAA
- a CDS encoding SelT/SelW/SelH family (seleno)protein → MQVKIIYCNSUNYRPVASRVEDEIKANFSDARVEKVIGGGGNFIVEVDGDVIFSKKDRIGNDEARFPHGEEITTLINKHLKEKSA, encoded by the coding sequence ATGCAAGTAAAAATTATTTACTGCAACTCTTGAAACTATCGTCCGGTAGCTTCTCGTGTAGAAGATGAAATAAAAGCGAACTTTAGTGATGCAAGAGTCGAAAAGGTTATAGGTGGCGGTGGAAATTTCATCGTCGAGGTTGATGGAGATGTTATATTTTCTAAGAAAGATCGCATCGGAAATGATGAAGCGAGATTTCCTCACGGTGAAGAGATCACAACTCTTATAAACAAACATCTTAAAGAAAAGTCGGCTTAA
- a CDS encoding DJ-1 family glyoxalase III: MKKVAVILAEGFEEIEALTSVDVLRRAGVIASIVGLNDVNIKGCHNICVKADVTLREMKELDYDAIVLPGGLPGASNLANDTRLKAILQNFDKSNKLICAICAAPMVLESAGVLKDHFVCYPGFEENVRSDKRGYVSDKNVLKDQNIITAKGPAFSMEFALFIVKNLLGDEVYLKVKNDLLYK; this comes from the coding sequence ATGAAAAAAGTTGCTGTGATTTTAGCTGAAGGATTTGAGGAGATAGAAGCACTAACTTCTGTTGATGTTTTACGTAGAGCTGGAGTGATAGCTTCTATTGTTGGGTTAAATGACGTAAATATCAAAGGATGTCACAATATATGCGTAAAAGCTGATGTGACACTTCGCGAGATGAAAGAGCTAGACTACGATGCGATCGTCCTTCCTGGCGGACTTCCAGGAGCTAGCAATCTAGCAAACGATACAAGGCTCAAAGCAATCTTACAAAATTTTGATAAAAGCAATAAGCTTATTTGTGCCATTTGTGCTGCTCCTATGGTGCTTGAGAGTGCTGGTGTGCTAAAAGATCATTTTGTTTGTTATCCAGGATTTGAAGAAAATGTAAGAAGTGATAAAAGGGGCTACGTGAGCGATAAAAACGTGCTAAAAGATCAAAACATCATCACAGCAAAGGGTCCTGCTTTTTCAATGGAATTTGCACTTTTTATAGTTAAAAATTTACTTGGCGATGAAGTATATCTTAAAGTAAAGAATGATTTACTTTATAAATAG
- a CDS encoding RNA recognition motif domain-containing protein, translating into MNIYVGNLSYRTTEAELKEAFAQFGEVRRAKIVKDRETDRSKGFGFVEMDDANEGQKAIDALNEKELGGRTLRVNEARPRD; encoded by the coding sequence GTGAATATTTATGTAGGAAATTTGTCGTATAGAACGACAGAGGCAGAATTAAAGGAAGCCTTTGCACAATTTGGTGAAGTAAGGCGAGCAAAAATAGTAAAAGATAGAGAAACTGATCGCTCAAAAGGCTTTGGCTTTGTTGAAATGGACGATGCAAATGAGGGACAAAAAGCTATAGACGCACTAAATGAAAAAGAACTAGGCGGACGTACTTTAAGGGTAAATGAGGCCAGACCAAGGGATTAA
- a CDS encoding glutamate--tRNA ligase family protein, protein MRPDQGINDYLPPNGGIASRIAPTPSGFLHAGNAYNFILTYLLTRSANGVLHLRIDDYDLSRYRQEFVQNIFDVLEFLELEYDKGPISVSDFERNFSFKTRSQRYENVLKKLNEIYICECSRTTKNAYINGIYTKICKNKNLKFIKDKTAIRLSVDEGDPLGKLVAEQMGDFVIYKKDFTPAYNFASVIDDEDMGINLVVRGEDLKACTLAQRYLAKRLNFGFFNANFIHHKLLLKDDKKLSKSSKSPPINLKDSPQIYYKILANDLGLDIKSTDKIQNLLYEFKLKNIAKKFLQSMS, encoded by the coding sequence ATGAGGCCAGACCAAGGGATTAATGACTATTTGCCACCAAATGGTGGCATAGCATCCCGCATAGCTCCTACGCCTAGTGGGTTTTTGCATGCTGGCAATGCTTATAACTTCATCCTGACTTATCTTTTGACACGTTCGGCAAATGGCGTTTTGCACTTGCGTATTGATGATTATGATCTTAGTAGATACCGACAAGAATTTGTTCAAAATATCTTTGATGTTTTAGAATTTTTGGAGCTTGAATACGATAAAGGTCCAATTAGTGTAAGTGACTTTGAGCGTAATTTTAGCTTTAAAACGAGATCGCAAAGATATGAAAATGTGCTAAAAAAGCTTAATGAAATTTATATCTGCGAATGTTCAAGGACTACAAAAAATGCCTACATAAACGGCATTTACACTAAAATTTGTAAAAATAAAAATCTAAAATTTATAAAAGACAAGACCGCTATTAGACTAAGCGTGGATGAGGGTGATCCTCTTGGTAAGCTTGTGGCAGAGCAAATGGGCGATTTTGTGATTTACAAAAAAGATTTTACTCCTGCTTACAACTTTGCAAGCGTGATAGATGACGAGGATATGGGTATAAATTTGGTTGTTAGAGGTGAGGATTTAAAGGCTTGCACGCTAGCTCAAAGATACCTTGCAAAAAGGCTAAATTTTGGATTTTTTAATGCTAATTTTATTCATCATAAGCTACTTTTAAAAGATGATAAAAAGCTCTCAAAAAGCTCGAAATCACCACCAATTAATCTAAAAGATAGCCCGCAAATTTATTACAAAATTTTAGCAAATGATCTTGGTTTAGATATAAAATCAACGGACAAAATCCAAAATCTACTTTATGAGTTTAAGCTAAAAAATATAGCCAAAAAATTTTTGCAAAGTATGAGCTAA
- the sppA gene encoding signal peptide peptidase SppA, with protein sequence MQILRLIFRGILGIFKFINNYFKALIFLLILFFVFAPDGKMKEPNLARIDITGTIMDTSEILDALEKARLDNNIKGVLLYIDSPGGALSPSVELAMAVKRLKESKKVLVYAAGNMASGSYYAGVNADTIVANPGAFIGSIGVIMQGANIENLAKNLGVSEQVVKAGEFKEAGTFMRSWSKQERESLQGLVNDAYMLFVSDVAEARNLDINKKDEWANARVFLAHNALKMGLIDSLGSYIDAQNELAKMSLVDEPVWQEKPQIEKIMEKFTKQGINSLFNAFFETKLR encoded by the coding sequence TTGCAAATTTTAAGGCTTATTTTTAGAGGAATTTTGGGAATTTTTAAATTTATCAACAACTACTTTAAGGCGCTCATATTTTTACTGATCTTATTTTTCGTATTTGCGCCAGATGGTAAGATGAAAGAGCCAAATTTAGCCCGCATCGACATCACAGGCACGATAATGGACACAAGCGAAATTTTAGATGCGCTCGAAAAAGCAAGGCTGGATAACAACATCAAAGGCGTACTGCTCTACATCGACAGCCCAGGCGGCGCGCTAAGTCCAAGCGTGGAGCTAGCTATGGCAGTCAAGCGACTAAAAGAGAGTAAAAAAGTACTCGTATACGCAGCTGGCAACATGGCAAGTGGTAGCTACTACGCTGGCGTAAACGCCGACACTATCGTAGCAAACCCGGGTGCTTTCATCGGCTCCATTGGCGTCATCATGCAAGGGGCAAACATCGAAAATTTAGCCAAAAATTTAGGCGTGAGCGAGCAGGTAGTGAAGGCTGGCGAGTTTAAAGAGGCTGGCACCTTTATGAGGAGCTGGAGCAAGCAAGAGCGTGAGAGCTTGCAAGGGCTCGTAAATGACGCTTATATGCTCTTTGTAAGCGACGTGGCGGAGGCTAGAAATTTAGACATCAACAAAAAAGACGAGTGGGCAAACGCAAGGGTCTTTTTGGCGCACAATGCCCTAAAAATGGGGCTAATAGACAGCCTTGGTAGCTACATAGACGCTCAAAACGAGCTAGCAAAAATGAGCCTCGTAGATGAGCCCGTTTGGCAAGAAAAACCGCAGATCGAAAAGATAATGGAGAAATTTACAAAGCAAGGCATAAACTCGCTTTTTAACGCATTTTTCGAGACAAAGCTTAGATAA
- a CDS encoding metal-dependent hydrolase, whose protein sequence is MEILKAKKIITGGENPKILRNSCVVIDDDKILEILSEKTAIEKFKGAKICDFGDSVIAPAFINTHVHLEFSSNVSTLKYGDFIKWLGSIVDKGGELAKIDAKKAMNEAINSMLKSGVCTVGEISSFGSELEILAASPLKVVLFSEILGSSEQMTHQNLQNFLAKFEKTKGYKSKNFTPAISLHSPYSVHPRLAKAALEIAKKDDLLVSTHFLESKAEKQWLEHGSGGFKKHLLRFSPDPKPMYDAEGYFAMFREINTLFTHCVYVSDFAKFKPHHSLTHCAVSNRLLGKKALNLKEIFKNNVSLNIGTDGLSSNISLNFWHELRAALFTHTSLDLNELATRLFVAATHGGAKALRINNGEIKAGRAADIAIYSDLECDDSELILQLILHTNEAKKLYIGGKICKF, encoded by the coding sequence GTGGAAATTTTAAAAGCAAAAAAGATCATCACTGGCGGAGAAAATCCAAAAATTTTAAGAAATTCTTGTGTCGTTATTGATGATGATAAAATTTTAGAAATTTTAAGCGAAAAAACAGCGATTGAGAAATTTAAAGGGGCGAAAATTTGCGACTTTGGTGATAGCGTGATCGCCCCAGCCTTTATAAATACGCACGTCCATTTGGAGTTTAGCTCAAATGTCAGCACTCTAAAGTACGGCGACTTCATAAAATGGCTTGGCTCTATCGTCGATAAAGGTGGCGAGCTAGCCAAAATAGACGCTAAAAAGGCGATGAATGAAGCTATAAATTCGATGCTAAAAAGTGGAGTTTGCACCGTTGGTGAGATTTCTAGTTTTGGCTCTGAGCTTGAAATTTTAGCCGCTAGCCCTTTAAAAGTCGTACTTTTTAGTGAAATTTTGGGCTCAAGCGAGCAGATGACTCACCAAAATTTGCAAAATTTCTTAGCTAAATTTGAAAAAACAAAGGGCTATAAAAGTAAAAATTTCACCCCAGCCATATCGCTGCACTCGCCCTACTCTGTGCACCCAAGGCTAGCCAAAGCCGCCCTTGAGATAGCTAAAAAAGACGATCTTCTTGTTAGCACGCACTTTTTAGAGAGCAAGGCTGAAAAGCAGTGGCTAGAGCACGGCAGCGGTGGCTTTAAAAAGCATCTTTTAAGATTTAGCCCTGATCCAAAGCCGATGTATGACGCGGAGGGCTATTTTGCGATGTTTCGTGAGATAAATACTCTATTTACGCACTGTGTTTATGTGAGCGATTTTGCTAAATTTAAGCCGCATCACAGCTTGACACACTGCGCGGTTTCAAACAGGTTGCTTGGCAAAAAGGCACTAAATTTAAAAGAAATTTTTAAAAACAACGTTAGCCTAAACATCGGCACAGACGGCCTTAGCTCAAATATCAGCCTAAATTTCTGGCATGAGCTAAGAGCCGCCCTATTTACCCATACAAGCCTTGATCTAAACGAGCTTGCCACGAGGCTTTTTGTCGCTGCAACACATGGGGGCGCAAAGGCGCTTAGGATAAATAACGGTGAGATAAAGGCAGGACGCGCAGCTGATATCGCAATCTATAGCGACCTAGAGTGCGATGACAGCGAGCTAATTTTGCAGCTCATACTTCACACAAATGAAGCCAAAAAACTATATATTGGAGGTAAAATTTGCAAATTTTAA
- the aroQ gene encoding type II 3-dehydroquinate dehydratase — translation MDKKLKIMVIQGPNINMLGAREPGIYGVMKMEDIHSQMKIVADQNDVEIEFFQSNLEGELVDKIQECLGDADGIIINPAAYTHTSIAIRDALSAVALPVIEVHISNVYRREEFRHKSLIAPVAAGQIVGFGPVGYHLAMIGMLQIFEQIKAVRANQKAQ, via the coding sequence ATGGATAAGAAGCTAAAAATAATGGTTATCCAAGGCCCAAATATCAATATGCTTGGCGCTAGAGAGCCAGGAATTTACGGCGTTATGAAGATGGAGGATATCCACTCTCAAATGAAGATCGTTGCCGATCAAAATGACGTTGAGATCGAGTTTTTTCAAAGCAACCTTGAGGGCGAGCTAGTCGATAAGATCCAAGAGTGCTTGGGCGATGCTGACGGCATCATCATAAACCCAGCCGCTTACACTCACACCTCTATCGCTATCCGTGACGCACTAAGTGCGGTTGCGCTGCCAGTTATCGAGGTGCATATCAGCAACGTTTATAGAAGAGAAGAATTCCGCCATAAAAGCCTCATCGCACCAGTTGCAGCAGGCCAGATCGTGGGCTTTGGACCAGTTGGCTATCATTTGGCGATGATAGGCATGCTTCAAATTTTTGAGCAAATCAAAGCAGTAAGAGCAAATCAAAAAGCACAATGA
- a CDS encoding M24 family metallopeptidase produces the protein MNFILKDENAVFYECGYSCDNEFLLCLDGVKYFFTDARYYFEAKSCVNAGVVVLLAQRNLISEVRAFLRKMKPNSLVFNPDELSLSEYNALSKGFKINFKPKANFSRLKRICKSEDEIKILKKASEFGAKCFDEFAKFVRENGEGMSEKELHFNASLIFRQKNELGLSFDPIVAINENAAKAHALPGDKILKKGDLLLLDAGVKFKRYCSDRTRTACFDENFNFSKEQKFKNAKMQEIYEIVKEAQAAAIKVARAGVRACEIDIAARSVIAKAGYEKAFFHSTGHGVGVDIHELPVISARSETLIKEGMVFSVEPGIYLENEFGVRIEDVVVAREGGCEIL, from the coding sequence ATGAATTTCATCTTAAAGGACGAAAATGCCGTATTTTACGAGTGCGGTTATAGCTGCGATAATGAGTTTTTGCTATGCCTTGATGGCGTGAAATACTTTTTTACGGATGCGAGGTACTATTTTGAGGCAAAAAGCTGCGTAAATGCAGGCGTGGTCGTTCTTTTAGCGCAGAGAAATTTAATAAGCGAGGTTAGGGCATTTTTAAGAAAGATGAAGCCAAACAGCCTTGTTTTTAACCCTGATGAGCTAAGCTTAAGCGAGTATAACGCGCTTAGCAAGGGTTTTAAGATAAATTTCAAGCCAAAGGCAAATTTCTCTAGGCTAAAGAGAATTTGCAAGAGCGAAGATGAGATAAAAATTTTAAAAAAGGCTAGCGAATTTGGGGCAAAATGCTTTGATGAATTTGCTAAATTTGTGCGTGAAAATGGCGAGGGGATGAGCGAAAAAGAGCTTCATTTCAACGCCTCGCTCATCTTTAGGCAAAAAAACGAGCTAGGTCTTAGCTTTGATCCGATCGTAGCGATAAACGAAAATGCCGCAAAGGCTCATGCGCTGCCTGGAGATAAAATTTTAAAAAAGGGCGATTTATTGCTACTTGACGCTGGGGTTAAATTTAAGCGTTACTGCTCTGATCGCACCAGAACTGCTTGCTTTGATGAAAATTTTAACTTCTCAAAGGAGCAGAAATTTAAAAACGCCAAGATGCAAGAAATTTACGAGATAGTAAAAGAGGCTCAGGCTGCTGCGATAAAGGTCGCTAGAGCTGGCGTTAGGGCGTGTGAGATAGACATTGCAGCAAGAAGCGTGATAGCAAAGGCTGGATATGAAAAGGCCTTTTTTCACTCGACAGGACACGGCGTGGGTGTCGATATACACGAGCTTCCAGTCATTTCAGCAAGGAGCGAAACACTCATAAAAGAGGGCATGGTCTTTAGTGTGGAGCCTGGAATTTATCTAGAAAATGAATTTGGCGTGCGCATCGAAGACGTCGTGGTCGCAAGAGAAGGTGGGTGCGAAATCTTATGA
- the folK gene encoding 2-amino-4-hydroxy-6-hydroxymethyldihydropteridine diphosphokinase has product MRLAGARKIVKSRFCPSFFQKRDEFKYEALVGMGGNIGDSAKRFDKFIRAVNEDRRFHVVEVSPILINAAFGYEAQDDFSNAVINLQTSVSPRNLLKILGHYESKFKRVRTFKNAPRTLDLDILYFSKKVYKTPRLIVPHPGADKRLSVIVPLGLMRG; this is encoded by the coding sequence ATGAGGCTAGCTGGAGCAAGAAAGATCGTAAAAAGCCGTTTTTGCCCTAGTTTTTTTCAAAAAAGAGATGAGTTTAAGTATGAGGCGCTAGTTGGCATGGGTGGCAACATCGGTGATAGCGCAAAGAGGTTTGATAAATTTATAAGAGCGGTTAATGAAGATAGGCGTTTTCACGTAGTTGAAGTCTCGCCGATCCTTATAAATGCGGCGTTTGGCTACGAAGCGCAGGATGACTTTAGTAATGCTGTTATAAATTTACAAACATCTGTGAGTCCTAGAAATTTGCTAAAAATTTTGGGGCATTATGAGAGTAAATTTAAGCGCGTGAGGACGTTTAAAAATGCGCCACGCACGCTTGATCTGGATATTTTGTATTTTAGTAAAAAAGTCTATAAGACGCCGCGCCTTATCGTTCCGCACCCAGGGGCCGATAAGAGGCTTAGCGTGATCGTGCCACTAGGGCTTATGAGAGGTTAA